The following proteins come from a genomic window of Phacochoerus africanus isolate WHEZ1 chromosome 9, ROS_Pafr_v1, whole genome shotgun sequence:
- the LOC125136171 gene encoding putative olfactory receptor 2B8, which translates to MERANDSTFSGFILLGFSNRPQLETALSVLILIIYFLSFLGNGTIILLSLVDSHLHTPMYFFLSNLSFMDLCLTTCTVPQTVANFKGKDKRITYGGCVTQLFVALGLGGVECVLLSVMAYDRYAAVCRPLHYMLIMHPQLCSHLVATAWLTGFGNSAVQTALTMTLPLCGKNQVDHFFCEVPAMLKLACTNTSTNEAELFAVSVLFLVVPLSLILVSYGHITHAVLKIKSAQGRRKAFGTCGSHSMVLTVFFGTLISMYLQPPSSYSQDVNKSMALFYTLVTPLLNPLIYTLRNNEVKGALRRLVRRTPDLRQS; encoded by the coding sequence ATGGAAAGAGCTAATGACAGCACCTTCTCTGGATTCATTCTCCTGGGCTTCTCCAATCGGCCTCAGCTGGAAACCGCTCTGTCTGTGCTCATCCTGATCATCTACTTTTTGAGCTTCTTAGGCAATGGCACCATTATACTTCTGTCACTTGTGGATTCTCACCTCCACACCcctatgtatttcttcctctccaatctCTCTTTTATGGATCTGTGTTTGACTACTTGCACTGTCCCCCAGACAGTGGCCAACTTTAAGGGAAAGGACAAGCGCATCACCTATGGTGGTTGTGTGACCCAGCTCTTCGTTGCCTTGGGGCTTGGGGGTGTAGAATGCGTCCTCCTGTCtgtcatggcctatgaccgctatgcaGCTGTGTGCCGCCCACTCCACTACATGCTGATCATGCATCCTCAGCTTTGCTCGCACCTGGTGGCAACTGCTTGGCTCACGGGGTTTGGCAATTCTGCAGTACAGACAGCACTGACCATGACTCTTCCTCTCTGTGGCAAAAACCAAGTGGACCATTTCTTCTGTGAAGTTCCAGCGATGCTGAAACTGGCCTGCACCAACACCTCCACCAATGAGGCTGAGCTCTTTGCTGTCAGTGTCCTCTTCTTGGTGGTGCCCCTGTCACTTATCTTAGTGTCCTATGGCCACATTACCCATGCAGTCCTGAAGATAAAGTCAGCCCAGGGGAGGCGCAAGGCTTTTGGAACTTGTGGTTCTCACTCAATGGTACTGACTGTTTTCTTCGGGACACTCATCTCCATGtacctccagcctccctccagtTACTCTCAGGATGTGAACAAAAGCATGGCGCTCTTCTATACTCTGGTGACTCCCCTGCTGAATCCCCTGATTTACACTTTGAGAAACAACGAAGTCAAAGGGGCACTAAGAAGACTAGTGAGGAGAACACCAGACTTGAGACAGAGTTAG